The Candidatus Zixiibacteriota bacterium sequence ATTCATCAAGAATAAAGACATCGGCCAACCAGGCAAAAGTCGCGTAATCGGTGACAAACCGGGCGAAACCGATCTGCTTGTCATTGTCATAAACACCAAAGCATAAAGAATTTTCGATTGACTTTTTTATCACATCCATTGATCGCCCTTTGGCCCAATAGCTGGATCGCAGGAATTTGGCAATGACTTCCAGAGCCAGTTTTTCCTTATCGGTACTAATTAAAAAACTGTCTTTTATGATTTCCATGTTTTTTATCCCACATTTTTCGGTCAGGCATTTCACTCTTTTGGAAAATCCAATATAGCAAATGTAACTGGCAAGAAGATTATTATTCCGGATTGCGCAGTGATTTATTCGGCGATATTTAATTTGGTAAATCCCAGCCAACTGAGACTTATGTGAAAATACGATGTAGTTTTATTGATACCCGATTGATTTTGATAATTCTCAATGTCAGCCAGTCCCGCGTCAAGTAAGATAAATAAATGGTTTTTCGTATAAGATGAAAAGGGTAAATACCCCTGAGCCCGAACGGCTATCAAACCGGATTTTTCGACAATGTCGGTTGGGAACGGTTCGGAGTAATCCCCTTCAGCATCAAGCCAGGGTTCATCCCATGGTGTAAAGATAGAGCCTTCGCCCCGGCGGCGATAAGCGGTCTCAATTTCGGCAAAGAAATTATTTGAGGGCCAGAATCTGATTTTAATCGAAATTGAATCGGCGTCGGGACCCAGAGGGTGGCCTAATAGTTTATTGCGGAATAGGTAGCGATTTTTGGGATCGCGTTGGTGATAAGTTCGATTGGTGATGCGGACATATTCAGCTTTTATATCGGGATTAATAGAGCCGGTTTGGCCCGCTCGAAACAGACCGGCCATGAGGCCGATTTCATTCGGTTCCTGGTCGCCTTGAGATTTATCGTCAATCTGGAAATCATCAATCAATAACTGACCGTAAACACTAAATCCTTTACCGGGCAGGAAAGTAAAATCTCCTCCGATAATAGTATTGTCGTCGGAGTCCTCGTTTAACTGGGCCGAATGAAAAAACTGAAGCGGGTTCAGATAATACAATTCCGGGGGTCGGCCTTCCCCGCCATAAAGAACTGTCTCGAATAATCCCACTCTCAGCCGTTTGTGCAACCGGATATCTAATCTATGTCCGGCGAGATAACGATTATCTTCAAACGTCCGGTCGGGCAAACGCATAATATCGACACTATCGGGAGAACTGCCGTCGAGGCGGGCGAATAAGAATTGAAAATTAATTCGCCCCCGGCGGTATCCCGCCAAAAGCAAATCGATCGGTTCGGCCGTGCTCGATAATAGCAGATTTATTCTTTGCGGTCCCCAGAAAAGACGGGTGCGGCCGAGGATGGCGATTACATTTTCGTTTTCAAAACTCAAAACCGCCGTTTCCAGATTCCCGGCCAAACCCCGGTATTTCTTTCCGGTATAATCAGGATCCAAAGCCTTGACGCGGTCGAGGACAAAATGAGAAACAAGACCAAAGTTTTTACCCGGACGATGCGTGAATCCGCCCATGATATAGGGCAGGGCTTGCCCGTGTTCTGATTTATTAGCTTGATATCGTTCACCGCCGATGGCAAAGAAATTAATTTCGTTTTCATCGACGACATTCAAAGCCTGGATCGCACCGCTTGATAAAGAAGACGATTGTGTAAAATCTCTGATTGTGAAAGGTCCCGAGGGGGGAAGAAGATTCCAGTTATTTTGAATAATGCCGGTTCGATATTGTCTTAGATAATCAAAATCAAAAATACTATTTCCAGGCGGAAATATAATTTGACCGATTGAAATCGCGGAAAG is a genomic window containing:
- a CDS encoding GNAT family N-acetyltransferase, whose translation is MEIIKDSFLISTDKEKLALEVIAKFLRSSYWAKGRSMDVIKKSIENSLCFGVYDNDKQIGFARFVTDYATFAWLADVFILDEYKGKGLGKWLMETIHDHPDLQTVHIWILATKDAHGLYARYGYELLDKPERLLRRKILKGD
- a CDS encoding capsule assembly Wzi family protein, with the translated sequence MLKDIRMILKTICLIFGLLLLLSAISIGQIIFPPGNSIFDFDYLRQYRTGIIQNNWNLLPPSGPFTIRDFTQSSSLSSGAIQALNVVDENEINFFAIGGERYQANKSEHGQALPYIMGGFTHRPGKNFGLVSHFVLDRVKALDPDYTGKKYRGLAGNLETAVLSFENENVIAILGRTRLFWGPQRINLLLSSTAEPIDLLLAGYRRGRINFQFLFARLDGSSPDSVDIMRLPDRTFEDNRYLAGHRLDIRLHKRLRVGLFETVLYGGEGRPPELYYLNPLQFFHSAQLNEDSDDNTIIGGDFTFLPGKGFSVYGQLLIDDFQIDDKSQGDQEPNEIGLMAGLFRAGQTGSINPDIKAEYVRITNRTYHQRDPKNRYLFRNKLLGHPLGPDADSISIKIRFWPSNNFFAEIETAYRRRGEGSIFTPWDEPWLDAEGDYSEPFPTDIVEKSGLIAVRAQGYLPFSSYTKNHLFILLDAGLADIENYQNQSGINKTTSYFHISLSWLGFTKLNIAE